Proteins encoded within one genomic window of Setaria italica strain Yugu1 chromosome IV, Setaria_italica_v2.0, whole genome shotgun sequence:
- the LOC101780681 gene encoding protein SHI RELATED SEQUENCE 1 produces MAGFSLRGGGGGGGGRGGERGGDHPIGADSLFLYARGAAAAAADTAASGGGGGGIGFQLWHPHQQAAAAAPHTSQFFSSGVATGVVLGFSSHDGSGGIGGPGSGGAGGGRAGTSCQDCGNNAKKDCAHMRCRTCCRSRGFSCPTHVKSTWVPAAKRRERQQQLAALFRGAANNSASAAAAAAAASKRPRELVRSLGRLPSANSAMVTTTTSSGDGGGRFPPELSVEAVFRCVRIGPVDEPDAELAYQTAVSIGGHTFKGILRDHGPADDAAVGQLPPSSEYHQLTGQAREGSSPAGSSEAAATVATSAAVLMDPYPTPIGAFAAGTQFFPHNPRT; encoded by the exons ATGGCTGGGTTCTCTctgagaggcggcggcggaggtggaggtgggagAGGCGGAGAACGCGGCGGCGATCACCCGATCGGCGCCGACAGCCTGTTCCTGTacgcgcgcggggcggccgccgcggccgccgacacggcggccagcggcggcgggggcggggggatAGGGTTCCAGCTATGGCACCCGCaccagcaggcggcggcggccgcgccgcacACGTCGCAGTTCTTCTCCTCCGGCGTGGCCACGGGGGTCGTGCTGGGGTTCTCCTCGCATGACGGGAGCGGCGGGATCGGCGgccccggcagcggcggcgcggggggagGCCGGGCGGGGACGAGCTGCCAGGACTGCGGCAACAACGCCAAGAAGGACTGCGCCCACATGCGGTGCCGCACCTGCTGCCGGAGCCGCGGGTTCAGCTGCCCCACCCACGTCAAGAGCACCTGGGTCCCCGCCGCCAAGCGCCGCGAGCGCCAGCAGCAGCTCGCCGCGCTCTTCCGCGGCGCCGCCAACAacagcgccagcgccgccgccgccgccgcggccgctagCAAGCGGCCACGCGAGCTCGTCCGGTCCCTCGGCCGCCTGCCATCGGCCAACTCCGCTAtggtcaccaccaccacctcctcag gcgacggcggcgggaggtTCCCGCCGGAGCTGAGCGTGGAGGCGGTGTTCCGGTGCGTGCGGATCGGGCCGGTCGACGAGCCGGACGCGGAGCTCGCGTACCAGACGGCGGTGAGCATCGGCGGGCACACGTTCAAGGGGATCCTGCGTGACCACGGGCCGGCGGACGACGCGGCGGTGGGCCAGCTGCCGCCGTCCTCGGAGTACCACCAGCTGACGGGGCAGGCGAGGGAAgggtcgtcgccggcggggagcagcgaggcggcggcgacggtggcgacgtcggcggcggtgctcatGGACCCGTACCCGACGCCGATCGGCGCCTTCGCCGCAGGCACCCAGTTCTTCCCTCATAACCCTAGAACCTAG